In a single window of the Saccharothrix australiensis genome:
- a CDS encoding DUF6879 family protein, whose amino-acid sequence MSEYFDDTRSVLLDLEQYSADFRTRRRDPNGTREAWKIERRQYFSDPDDPPWVAFSEGRWDDSIRLIEENRPLYRRYYEQVRDEGVTLYRVRVVEEPVQLYVRWELHYLRLSADAGEKIRVVKAADIHEYEDNGPLPEIIATGANTVYRVLYSDDGQPTGARRIIDSESFRRCVDLCKEMYAAGEDLDAYFEREIAPLDPPRPG is encoded by the coding sequence ATGAGTGAGTACTTCGACGACACCCGTAGCGTGCTGCTGGATCTCGAGCAGTACAGCGCGGACTTCCGCACCCGCCGCCGGGACCCGAACGGAACGCGCGAGGCGTGGAAGATCGAGCGCCGCCAGTACTTCAGCGATCCGGACGACCCGCCGTGGGTGGCCTTCTCCGAGGGACGGTGGGACGACTCGATCCGGCTCATCGAGGAGAACCGACCTCTGTATCGGCGGTACTACGAGCAGGTCCGCGATGAGGGGGTGACGCTGTACCGTGTGCGGGTCGTCGAGGAGCCGGTGCAGCTCTACGTGCGCTGGGAACTGCACTACCTCCGGCTCTCCGCCGACGCGGGCGAAAAAATACGCGTCGTGAAAGCCGCCGATATTCACGAGTACGAGGACAACGGACCATTGCCCGAGATCATCGCCACCGGCGCGAACACGGTGTACCGGGTCCTTTATTCCGACGACGGACAACCAACCGGGGCGCGGCGGATCATCGACTCGGAATCGTTCCGGCGGTGCGTGGATCTGTGCAAGGAGATGTACGCGGCAGGCGAGGATCTCGACGCGTACTTCGAACGCGAGATCGCGCCTCTCGATCCACCTCGGCCGGGGTAG